One segment of Pueribacillus theae DNA contains the following:
- a CDS encoding RecB family exonuclease: MTQRTLELIEKTSYSQQRTLLRCPKKYEYHYVKKIRPKKDDDKFLFGRAVHQFLETYYEAQKESKYSKDEAFKIAHQAFQTYVQHHFPDNDEAHEQANLAEAVIKHYHQWARENDNFLILGVEVPFELVIGKTKFIGYFDAIIEISGKYWIMEHKTANQTKTEHTIRDKQISVYVWAARELGIPVEGVIYNTIKKAVPEKPKVLKSGKLSQALNQNVTFNSYMEAIKELGHDPSGYQEILSKLEEKENTFFSREFVTRTDEAVEAAKRDIHQTEALKSALVELNIFPRNDTRDCAWDCPFNDLCLAELEGRDTNALLLEKYKIAE, translated from the coding sequence ATGACACAACGAACATTGGAATTAATAGAGAAGACAAGTTATTCACAGCAAAGAACACTCCTTCGGTGTCCTAAAAAATACGAATACCATTATGTAAAGAAAATAAGACCGAAAAAAGATGACGACAAATTCCTGTTCGGTCGGGCTGTTCACCAATTTTTAGAAACGTATTATGAAGCACAAAAAGAATCAAAATATTCAAAAGATGAAGCATTTAAGATCGCACATCAAGCGTTTCAAACTTACGTCCAACATCACTTTCCAGATAATGACGAAGCGCACGAACAAGCGAATCTTGCTGAAGCAGTTATTAAACATTACCACCAGTGGGCGAGGGAAAACGATAATTTCCTCATACTGGGAGTAGAAGTTCCTTTTGAACTTGTCATAGGTAAAACAAAATTTATCGGCTATTTTGACGCTATTATTGAAATCAGCGGGAAATATTGGATTATGGAACACAAAACAGCGAATCAAACAAAAACAGAACACACAATCAGGGATAAGCAAATCAGTGTTTACGTATGGGCGGCTAGAGAACTTGGAATCCCAGTAGAAGGAGTTATTTATAACACCATAAAGAAAGCGGTTCCAGAAAAACCGAAAGTGCTTAAAAGCGGCAAATTGTCGCAAGCATTGAACCAAAACGTTACATTTAATTCATACATGGAAGCGATTAAAGAACTCGGCCACGATCCAAGTGGTTATCAAGAAATTTTAAGCAAACTGGAAGAGAAGGAAAACACCTTCTTTTCCAGGGAATTCGTTACAAGAACAGATGAAGCAGTCGAAGCGGCGAAACGAGACATTCATCAAACCGAAGCACTAAAATCAGCATTAGTTGAATTAAACATTTTCCCGCGCAACGACACAAGAGATTGCGCATGGGACTGTCCGTTTAACGACTTATGCTTGGCTGAACTTGAAGGGAGGGATACAAACGCCCTGTTGTTAGAAAAATATAAAATTGCTGAATAA
- a CDS encoding HNH endonuclease yields MKLITLTQGKAAIVDKREYERISQYNWHYHKGYAARTSRENGKKRTIYMHREIMQTPEGFVTDHINGNRLDNRKKNLRICTRAENNMNMRNYKSRKKSKKASKFKGVYWVGGIQAKWVAEIRHNGKQIHLGYFFHEIEAAYAYDQAALELFGEFASPNFTAEDGSKKCMLTTLKPSSQTESGKTQEMIII; encoded by the coding sequence TTGAAATTGATTACATTAACCCAGGGAAAAGCAGCCATCGTTGACAAGAGAGAGTACGAGCGGATTTCACAATATAACTGGCATTACCACAAAGGGTATGCTGCTAGGACCTCACGAGAAAATGGAAAGAAAAGAACGATTTATATGCACAGGGAGATTATGCAGACTCCTGAAGGCTTTGTTACCGATCATATTAACGGCAATCGCCTTGATAACAGAAAAAAGAATTTAAGAATCTGCACGAGAGCTGAAAACAATATGAACATGCGAAATTACAAATCAAGAAAGAAATCAAAGAAAGCTTCAAAATTTAAAGGCGTTTACTGGGTAGGCGGCATTCAAGCGAAATGGGTAGCTGAAATCCGGCACAACGGGAAACAAATTCATTTAGGGTACTTTTTTCATGAGATAGAAGCTGCTTATGCTTACGATCAAGCCGCATTAGAACTATTTGGCGAGTTCGCTTCTCCAAACTTTACAGCAGAGGATGGAAGTAAAAAATGTATGCTGACGACTTTAAAGCCCTCTTCCCAGACGGAGAGTGGGAAAACTCAGGAAATGATAATTATTTAA
- a CDS encoding helix-turn-helix domain-containing protein, translating into MLNIEQLADKLQVSTRTIYSWVEKRIIPHYKIGQGIRFDRQEIEEWIKSKKVPTKDGSVETLESLEEESVSTDEGSGVH; encoded by the coding sequence ATGTTAAATATCGAACAACTGGCAGACAAACTTCAAGTATCCACAAGAACCATTTATTCATGGGTAGAAAAGCGTATCATCCCTCATTATAAAATAGGGCAAGGGATTCGCTTTGACAGGCAAGAAATTGAAGAATGGATCAAATCAAAGAAAGTCCCTACCAAAGATGGATCAGTCGAAACACTTGAATCATTGGAAGAAGAAAGTGTTTCGACTGACGAAGGAAGTGGTGTCCATTAA
- a CDS encoding DUF669 domain-containing protein, with amino-acid sequence MAVIKMNLDEINEGFTPIPEGEYEAYVFEVKRKTFNSGNEGFSITYNIAEEPYKKRKIFDNLVITEAAFWKLGQFYKAVTGYSGEVEINTNEFPSFVGKRVRLSIAVEEQTYQGETKERNVVKNVSFIGGSVPIGVDLMDSLADREGAAISDASTPF; translated from the coding sequence ATGGCAGTTATTAAAATGAATTTAGACGAAATTAATGAAGGTTTTACACCAATCCCAGAAGGCGAATATGAAGCGTATGTTTTTGAAGTAAAAAGGAAAACGTTCAACTCAGGAAACGAAGGATTTTCCATAACATACAACATTGCGGAAGAACCTTACAAAAAACGAAAAATCTTCGACAACTTAGTGATCACAGAAGCAGCATTTTGGAAGCTAGGCCAGTTCTACAAAGCTGTTACCGGGTATTCTGGAGAAGTAGAAATCAACACGAACGAGTTTCCAAGTTTTGTAGGGAAGCGAGTACGTTTGAGTATTGCAGTAGAAGAACAGACGTACCAAGGAGAAACAAAAGAGCGTAACGTTGTTAAAAATGTTAGCTTTATCGGAGGCTCCGTCCCAATTGGAGTAGACTTAATGGACTCGCTTGCAGATCGTGAAGGGGCTGCCATTAGTGACGCAAGCACCCCTTTTTAA
- a CDS encoding DEAD/DEAH box helicase has protein sequence MEGQRSEWTIINLYPYQQQDLDFFSGWGRSANFSEPGVGKTPVGVRLIHRLEGIPCLIVCPNVVRYHWEDEIKRFWKGEPPNIVQYQGSANERREISQPDVLIVNYELFRLDFEHYFSKFEYKMTLFDEAHRLKNRKAKVTKCAYKLKTKYIHLITGTPITNQFDDIWSYLRLLFPEQFGSYWKFINRYGNLANNGFGTEIIGVRQDRLPQLTKTIQQFSIRRRKKDVLPDLPDKTYQTIYVDLTPKQRKAYEEMKKFMVASLGKEEIEVPNIVSQLMRLRQITLTPKLAGFESDESSKLPALLELLQERKLAGKKTVVMSEFKQWIDILENKLNTHNISTVRITGAEDHFEQRRSQQTFQNGKADVALCTIRAAGLGIDLTASDMIIFTDIAWNDTDNKQAEDRIHRATQKGNAQIVRLFAKDTLDHVILNRTILKAITAGQILSEDIQHLEQLLSA, from the coding sequence ATTGAAGGTCAAAGGAGTGAATGGACTATAATTAATTTATACCCATACCAACAGCAAGACTTAGACTTTTTTTCAGGCTGGGGAAGATCCGCTAACTTCTCCGAACCTGGAGTAGGAAAAACGCCCGTTGGCGTGAGACTTATCCACAGGTTAGAGGGGATCCCCTGCCTTATCGTCTGCCCGAATGTGGTACGCTATCACTGGGAAGACGAAATCAAGCGATTCTGGAAAGGAGAGCCGCCAAACATCGTTCAGTACCAAGGAAGTGCAAATGAAAGGAGGGAGATAAGTCAGCCCGATGTTTTGATCGTCAACTACGAACTATTCAGGCTGGATTTTGAACACTATTTCTCGAAATTTGAATATAAAATGACGTTGTTCGATGAGGCCCACCGTTTGAAAAACAGAAAAGCAAAAGTAACAAAATGCGCTTATAAATTAAAAACAAAATACATTCACCTAATCACTGGAACGCCGATCACGAACCAATTTGACGACATATGGAGCTACCTTCGGCTTCTCTTCCCAGAACAATTTGGCAGCTACTGGAAATTCATCAACCGTTACGGTAACCTAGCGAACAATGGCTTTGGAACTGAAATCATCGGGGTACGCCAAGATCGTTTACCACAACTTACAAAAACAATCCAACAATTTTCCATAAGAAGGCGAAAGAAAGACGTACTGCCTGACCTTCCAGATAAAACCTATCAAACTATCTATGTAGACCTTACGCCTAAACAGCGTAAAGCCTATGAAGAAATGAAAAAGTTTATGGTTGCTTCGCTGGGGAAAGAAGAAATCGAAGTGCCTAACATCGTCTCCCAGCTTATGCGGCTTAGGCAGATTACACTAACGCCTAAATTAGCAGGTTTTGAGTCTGATGAATCCTCCAAACTACCTGCTTTATTGGAACTGCTTCAGGAAAGAAAGCTTGCCGGGAAGAAAACTGTTGTCATGTCCGAATTTAAACAATGGATTGACATTTTGGAAAATAAATTAAATACCCACAACATATCCACAGTGAGAATCACTGGAGCAGAAGACCATTTTGAGCAGCGTCGATCACAGCAAACATTCCAAAACGGCAAGGCCGATGTCGCCTTATGCACAATACGAGCTGCTGGGCTGGGTATAGACTTAACAGCTTCTGATATGATCATTTTTACAGACATTGCCTGGAATGATACAGACAATAAACAGGCCGAGGATCGAATACACCGAGCCACACAAAAGGGGAACGCTCAAATTGTAAGGTTGTTCGCAAAAGATACATTAGACCACGTTATTTTAAACCGAACCATTCTAAAAGCGATTACAGCAGGACAAATCTTGTCTGAAGATATTCAGCACCTAGAGCAATTGCTTTCAGCATAA
- a CDS encoding ATP-binding protein — MNNELKSILERINNQPERAEALKILIYGPSGVGKTTFYDGIKDALILDVEDGTTSLQKKAEMRKNGTRIFQLESWEDLQGIFQLIQQGELSFTNIVLDSVTEIQELCKDHVLATQDRRRVSPETPSQQDYGVISERMRRMLRNFRSLDSNIIYIARERYLKDESTGEERVRPDVSGKLQDDLPGAMDIVGYMVSKGGDRKIGFDLEGKWLAKDRTNRLEKLMEDPTWDKMEKVFPELITLEKKKEDLAV; from the coding sequence ATGAATAATGAACTAAAGAGTATTTTAGAGAGGATCAATAATCAACCTGAACGTGCAGAAGCCTTAAAAATCCTCATTTACGGACCTTCAGGAGTCGGAAAAACTACCTTTTATGACGGAATCAAAGACGCATTAATTCTTGACGTTGAAGACGGTACGACATCTTTACAGAAAAAAGCAGAAATGAGGAAAAACGGCACACGTATTTTCCAACTGGAATCTTGGGAAGACTTGCAAGGAATTTTTCAGCTTATTCAGCAAGGCGAACTTTCCTTTACGAATATCGTCCTAGATTCAGTCACTGAAATTCAAGAGCTTTGTAAAGATCACGTTCTTGCAACACAAGACAGACGCAGAGTAAGTCCTGAAACTCCGTCACAACAAGATTACGGCGTGATTAGCGAGCGAATGAGAAGAATGCTACGCAACTTCCGCTCACTCGATTCGAACATCATTTATATTGCGAGAGAACGCTATTTGAAAGATGAATCGACTGGAGAAGAAAGAGTGCGCCCCGATGTTTCAGGAAAACTGCAAGACGACCTTCCAGGGGCGATGGATATTGTAGGCTATATGGTATCCAAAGGAGGAGATCGAAAAATTGGCTTTGACCTTGAAGGGAAGTGGCTTGCCAAAGACCGCACAAACCGACTAGAAAAATTAATGGAAGATCCGACATGGGACAAAATGGAAAAGGTTTTTCCTGAACTTATCACACTGGAGAAAAAGAAAGAAGATTTAGCTGTATAA